A region from the Halomarina litorea genome encodes:
- a CDS encoding DUF892 family protein, translating to MAASNLEELFEHELEDIYHAEHELHEALGNLASQVETEEIQSAFEEHREETEEHIERLEEVFEMVGEPPEKEECEGIQGLIEEQEEFAEEDPDTEVLELFNLASAQKTEHYEIAAYGNTTLLAAELGHDDAADLLEKNLREEEETLDELSQLAENYDFESVARK from the coding sequence ATGGCAGCATCCAACCTCGAAGAACTGTTCGAGCACGAACTCGAAGACATCTACCACGCGGAACACGAACTCCACGAGGCGCTCGGGAACCTCGCGAGTCAGGTCGAGACCGAGGAGATCCAGAGCGCCTTCGAGGAGCACCGCGAGGAGACCGAAGAGCACATCGAGCGTCTCGAGGAGGTCTTCGAGATGGTCGGCGAACCCCCCGAGAAAGAGGAGTGCGAGGGCATCCAGGGCCTCATCGAGGAACAGGAGGAGTTCGCAGAGGAGGACCCCGACACAGAGGTCCTCGAACTGTTCAACCTCGCGTCGGCCCAGAAGACCGAGCACTACGAGATAGCCGCCTACGGGAACACCACCCTGCTCGCCGCGGAACTGGGCCACGACGACGCCGCCGACCTCCTCGAGAAGAACCTCCGCGAGGAGGAGGAGACGCTCGACGAACTCTCGCAACTCGCCGAGAACTACGACTTCGAGTCGGTCGCGCGCAAGTAA